From a region of the Aeoliella mucimassa genome:
- the secD gene encoding protein translocase subunit SecD has translation MNKLTSSRLLSALLLMIMLLATTKAVGPVTALAQDETPAVAEQPATEADEAPAAEEPAAEQPADEPAAEEPAMTEESAPPTEEPAAEEPAATEEPTAEAATEEPAAEEPAAEPATEEAAAEPEAPAEPAETAPAAEPTTEERSTEPAAETPATEDSTTAESPAADSTASTDAAATESGEQNTFVAAGKVLLILALVFIVPAILGSRLAKSFNLPDHGWKISLAIATTLAGILAIASAATREGGFKLGPDLGGGVTLVYDLKDPDSVVDDKDQKNQPEAETEETTESRAPVSMSKMLAALKQRVDPSGTKEVTIRTRGKSIEFIVPKAGDAELIDLKRRITDLGQLEFRILVDKNRPEFERIVKSALLLPPGQKVVTQGPDDVARWVPYDVEEFGKVDEDPAGDDVRGQSVVKRMGVDETPEILVYLDPYDVTGEFLSSASKGVGQEGFEVRFSFNAKGAKRFGQLTATHTPNPRPYFLGIILDESVRSAPSIRSKITNSGTISGRGMDEEEVDHVVSILDAGSLPAELQKTPVSEEQTGPEIGELTIRQGTRAMASSLAIVLLFILVYYRFAGIVACLALVVNIVLVVGTMVMLNAAFTLPGIAGLVLTVGMSVDANVLIFERIREELARGSTLRMAIRNGFDRATTTIVDANVTTLITAIVLYVIGTDQIRGFAITLFLGIIMSMYTAIFCARILFDIAERNGWIKQLSMMQMLTRANMDFMGKWPVAAVLSLIVIVVGMFGVASRQSNLLNIDFTGGTSVTMVLTEPLDISDVRKALDETELADKNLLVVERKQDNAESSSEAAAKTRTYKIDCSLQDELDEDGQPITSAVSLVEDILGKAFEGQLKTHHVKAEPVDSFTVGEGENVFTGFKSTIHFGADLGENASDDLAGVTHDSIQADLMRVLKERDHAGMAPVVTNAEYTDGSSRRFANWEVQLNGIEQSEAQAVVDDLVSEYNGKPIFPLANKIGGRVAGDLRLQAIYAIGVSLLGIVGYIWLRFQKISYGLAAVAALVHDVLVTLGLIALSAFVVNNVPPLATALQLDAFQISLSIVAAFLTIIGYSLNDTIVVFDRIREVRGKSPHLTADMINTSVNQTLSRTLLTSLTTFIVVAILYFFGGDGIHGFAFSLVVGVIVGTYSSIFIASPVLLWLSKFEEKWDA, from the coding sequence ATGAACAAGTTGACTTCATCGCGGCTGCTGTCCGCACTCTTGTTGATGATCATGCTGTTGGCGACCACCAAGGCTGTGGGACCCGTCACCGCATTGGCTCAGGACGAAACTCCCGCTGTCGCCGAGCAGCCCGCTACCGAGGCGGACGAAGCCCCGGCAGCCGAAGAGCCCGCGGCAGAGCAACCTGCTGACGAGCCCGCGGCCGAAGAGCCGGCGATGACCGAAGAGTCGGCCCCGCCGACCGAGGAACCCGCTGCGGAAGAGCCTGCGGCTACCGAAGAGCCTACTGCTGAAGCAGCTACCGAGGAGCCAGCTGCTGAAGAACCAGCCGCGGAGCCTGCGACGGAAGAAGCTGCTGCCGAGCCAGAAGCTCCGGCCGAACCAGCCGAAACCGCTCCTGCGGCCGAACCGACTACTGAAGAACGCAGCACCGAACCAGCCGCTGAGACGCCTGCGACTGAAGATTCGACGACGGCTGAATCCCCCGCTGCTGATTCCACCGCGTCGACCGATGCTGCTGCTACCGAGTCCGGTGAACAAAACACCTTCGTGGCCGCTGGCAAAGTGCTATTGATCCTGGCCCTGGTCTTCATCGTGCCCGCCATTCTGGGTTCGCGCCTAGCCAAGTCGTTTAACCTGCCCGACCATGGGTGGAAGATCTCGCTGGCGATTGCCACGACGCTGGCCGGTATTCTCGCGATTGCCTCAGCTGCGACTCGCGAAGGTGGCTTCAAGCTGGGTCCCGACCTGGGTGGTGGTGTGACCCTGGTATACGACCTGAAGGATCCCGATTCGGTGGTCGACGACAAGGACCAGAAGAATCAGCCAGAAGCCGAAACGGAGGAAACGACCGAATCGCGGGCGCCGGTAAGCATGTCGAAGATGCTTGCAGCCCTCAAGCAACGTGTCGACCCGAGCGGTACCAAAGAAGTCACTATCCGCACCCGCGGCAAGAGCATCGAGTTCATCGTTCCCAAGGCCGGCGATGCGGAGCTGATTGATCTCAAGCGTCGTATTACCGACCTGGGACAACTCGAGTTCCGTATCTTGGTCGACAAGAATCGTCCCGAGTTCGAGCGCATCGTAAAGAGCGCATTGCTGCTGCCACCTGGTCAGAAAGTGGTAACCCAGGGTCCCGATGATGTTGCCCGCTGGGTTCCTTACGATGTCGAAGAGTTTGGCAAAGTCGACGAAGATCCTGCAGGCGATGATGTCCGCGGCCAGAGTGTCGTGAAGCGGATGGGTGTTGATGAGACTCCTGAAATCCTGGTGTACCTTGATCCCTATGACGTGACTGGTGAATTCCTGTCGTCGGCGAGCAAGGGTGTCGGACAGGAAGGCTTCGAGGTTCGATTCAGCTTCAATGCCAAGGGGGCCAAGCGTTTCGGCCAGTTAACTGCCACTCACACGCCGAATCCCCGTCCTTACTTCTTGGGCATCATCCTCGACGAAAGTGTCCGCTCGGCACCGAGTATTCGTAGTAAGATTACCAACAGCGGTACCATTAGTGGCCGCGGGATGGACGAAGAAGAAGTCGACCACGTCGTTAGTATTCTCGACGCGGGTAGCTTGCCGGCCGAGTTGCAGAAGACTCCTGTGAGCGAAGAGCAGACGGGCCCCGAGATTGGTGAACTCACCATTCGTCAGGGTACCCGTGCCATGGCTTCTTCGCTGGCAATTGTGCTGCTGTTTATTCTGGTTTACTACCGGTTTGCCGGTATCGTGGCCTGCCTGGCACTCGTGGTGAATATTGTGCTGGTGGTAGGAACCATGGTGATGCTGAACGCTGCGTTCACGTTGCCTGGTATTGCTGGTTTGGTGCTGACCGTCGGTATGTCGGTGGACGCCAACGTGCTGATCTTCGAGCGTATTCGCGAAGAACTCGCTCGTGGTTCGACGCTACGCATGGCGATTCGTAATGGTTTCGACCGAGCGACAACCACAATTGTCGACGCGAACGTCACGACGCTCATCACTGCGATTGTGCTCTACGTGATTGGTACCGACCAGATTCGTGGTTTTGCCATCACGTTGTTCCTCGGCATCATCATGAGTATGTATACGGCCATCTTCTGTGCCCGTATCCTGTTCGATATCGCCGAGCGGAATGGCTGGATCAAGCAACTGTCGATGATGCAGATGCTGACCCGCGCCAACATGGACTTCATGGGCAAATGGCCCGTGGCTGCTGTTCTGTCGCTGATCGTGATCGTGGTCGGTATGTTTGGTGTCGCTTCGCGGCAGTCGAACTTGCTGAACATCGACTTCACCGGTGGTACCTCGGTGACCATGGTGCTGACCGAGCCGCTCGACATCTCTGATGTCCGCAAGGCACTCGATGAAACCGAACTGGCGGATAAGAACCTGCTGGTCGTGGAACGGAAGCAGGATAACGCCGAATCGAGCTCCGAAGCCGCAGCAAAGACTCGCACCTACAAAATCGACTGCAGCCTGCAGGACGAGTTGGACGAGGACGGCCAACCGATTACCAGCGCTGTGTCGTTGGTCGAAGATATCCTGGGCAAGGCCTTCGAGGGCCAACTGAAGACCCATCACGTGAAAGCCGAACCGGTGGATTCGTTCACTGTGGGCGAAGGTGAGAACGTATTTACTGGGTTTAAGTCGACCATCCATTTCGGTGCCGATCTTGGGGAAAATGCCTCCGACGACTTGGCCGGCGTGACTCACGACTCGATTCAGGCCGACTTGATGCGGGTACTCAAAGAACGCGACCATGCGGGCATGGCTCCCGTGGTTACCAACGCTGAGTACACCGACGGATCGAGTCGCCGCTTTGCCAACTGGGAAGTCCAACTCAACGGCATCGAGCAGTCCGAAGCTCAAGCGGTGGTCGACGATCTGGTCAGCGAGTACAACGGCAAGCCGATCTTCCCGCTGGCCAACAAGATTGGTGGACGCGTCGCTGGTGACCTGCGACTGCAAGCGATCTACGCCATCGGCGTTAGCCTGCTGGGCATCGTGGGTTACATTTGGTTGCGATTCCAGAAGATTAGCTACGGTCTTGCTGCCGTGGCTGCCCTGGTGCACGACGTGCTCGTGACCTTGGGTCTGATTGCTCTGAGTGCCTTCGTGGTGAACAACGTTCCGCCGCTGGCAACCGCGCTGCAGCTGGATGCGTTCCAGATCAGCCTGTCGATCGTGGCCGCGTTCTTGACCATCATCGGTTACTCGCTGAACGATACGATCGTGGTGTTCGACCGCATTCGCGAAGTGCGAGGCAAGAGCCCGCACCTCACCGCGGATATGATCAACACCAGCGTGAACCAAACGTTGAGCCGTACATTGCTTACCTCGTTGACCACATTCATCGTGGTGGCAATTCTTTACTTCTTCGGCGGCGACGGAATCCACGGATTCGCCTTCTCGTTGGTGGTCGGTGTGATCGTCGGTACTTACAGCTCGATCTTCATTGCCTCGCCAGTGCTGCTGTGGCTCTCGAAGTTCGAAGAAAAGTGGGACGCCTAG
- a CDS encoding efflux RND transporter permease subunit yields MDIAARIANWHRPILVLAAVAAVASAVSLWRPGLSDEYSLSSLAGNNSQQFRDLEAFIDEFAGVELTLIVVRSENALSPETQECLEEVVKQSSELPAVDGAASICQAPKLLRRFLADTNIAKGLLVSSDKRAASIILQMRDDSVVKEMTRGETVAALKQIVAQARAEHPGHEVVLTGPYVLSYEMTHLVWDDLVTFGMLGAAASLVVLLLSLGSFRLAAYPLLVGVASVAITLGLSVWLGINTALNLPMLVLLTAVLTIANCVHLAVGHDETRGHAEITIRRLIRPCTGVVATTMVGFGAVGVSALEPVRTFALLMLLGLGVGLVLSLAGACGTLTQYKTQPMLSRPIDRLLRGSLLLARKNPLPIMLLFLIVGIGGAALTAKLQFSLRFLENFRPDDEIRTNYEFVQDTLTPMQSMELLIDRRDGSQVLSPHSLAAIDQLTEEYGSREPIVRMISVVDLFKFGNFDLPTTDSALKRRTTLLTTALKMFLGDEPLAEFVHPEKGTMRVAFFASEGPDAASKIELGDEICARAEELLGDEYQVRMTGLYYFYAHVARELLRDQVVSLIASTIGVLLTMALVLKSWRLAFIGMMPPLFAGASCVGLMAIFHVPFNTVTSMMLAIALGIAVDDTIHYLWRYRSSRAKGQSVKRAIATTQLSVGRACTLTSVVIAAGFAVMGMSRFLPIAYFGCVISVVMAVALAANLLMLPALLAVVDRWRMRTQAARLSTS; encoded by the coding sequence TTGGACATAGCCGCTCGAATCGCGAATTGGCACCGCCCCATCTTGGTGCTGGCGGCAGTTGCTGCCGTGGCCAGTGCGGTTTCGCTTTGGCGTCCTGGGCTGTCCGACGAGTATTCCCTAAGCTCTCTGGCCGGCAACAATTCGCAGCAGTTTCGCGACCTCGAAGCATTTATCGACGAATTCGCTGGCGTCGAGCTGACACTGATCGTCGTCCGATCCGAGAATGCACTTTCTCCAGAGACGCAAGAATGCTTGGAAGAGGTCGTTAAGCAATCGAGCGAGTTGCCAGCCGTCGACGGAGCAGCTTCGATCTGCCAGGCCCCGAAGTTGTTGCGGCGGTTTTTGGCCGACACCAACATCGCCAAGGGGCTGTTGGTCAGCAGCGACAAGCGAGCCGCAAGCATCATTCTACAAATGCGCGACGATTCGGTGGTCAAGGAGATGACCCGCGGCGAAACGGTCGCCGCGCTAAAGCAAATAGTCGCCCAGGCGCGGGCCGAGCATCCAGGGCACGAAGTAGTGCTGACCGGCCCTTACGTGCTTAGCTACGAGATGACCCATCTCGTGTGGGACGACTTGGTGACGTTCGGCATGCTCGGCGCAGCCGCTTCGCTGGTCGTGCTGTTGTTGTCGCTCGGTTCGTTCCGCCTGGCTGCTTATCCGTTGCTGGTAGGTGTTGCGAGCGTCGCTATTACGCTGGGCTTGTCGGTATGGCTGGGCATCAACACCGCGCTGAACCTGCCGATGCTGGTGCTGCTGACCGCTGTGTTAACGATTGCTAACTGTGTGCATCTTGCCGTGGGTCACGACGAAACACGAGGTCACGCCGAAATCACGATCCGCCGGCTGATTCGTCCTTGCACCGGAGTCGTCGCCACGACCATGGTTGGGTTCGGGGCAGTCGGTGTTTCGGCCCTCGAACCGGTCCGCACCTTCGCCTTGCTCATGCTGCTAGGCTTGGGAGTTGGGCTGGTGCTGAGTTTAGCCGGCGCGTGCGGCACGCTGACGCAGTATAAGACGCAACCGATGCTATCGCGGCCGATCGATCGCTTGCTTCGTGGTTCGCTCTTATTAGCGCGAAAGAATCCGTTGCCGATTATGTTGCTGTTCTTGATCGTAGGCATCGGCGGCGCAGCCCTCACCGCGAAGTTGCAGTTCAGTTTGCGGTTCCTGGAAAACTTTCGTCCCGACGACGAGATTCGTACCAACTACGAATTCGTGCAAGACACGCTGACCCCCATGCAATCGATGGAGCTGCTAATCGATCGTCGCGACGGGAGTCAGGTGCTCTCGCCCCACTCTCTGGCCGCGATTGACCAATTGACAGAAGAGTACGGCAGTCGCGAACCAATCGTCCGCATGATTTCGGTGGTCGACCTGTTCAAGTTCGGCAACTTTGATTTGCCAACAACCGACTCGGCCTTGAAACGCCGAACCACTTTACTCACGACCGCGCTAAAGATGTTTCTCGGCGACGAACCACTCGCTGAGTTTGTACATCCAGAGAAAGGAACCATGCGTGTGGCGTTCTTCGCCAGCGAAGGACCTGATGCGGCGAGCAAGATCGAGTTGGGAGACGAAATCTGCGCGCGAGCAGAAGAGCTCCTCGGCGATGAATACCAGGTCCGTATGACTGGGCTTTACTACTTCTACGCTCACGTTGCTAGAGAGCTGCTCCGCGATCAAGTGGTATCGCTCATCGCCAGCACGATTGGGGTGCTCTTAACCATGGCCTTGGTGCTAAAGTCATGGCGGCTAGCGTTCATCGGCATGATGCCACCACTGTTCGCTGGGGCGTCATGCGTCGGCCTGATGGCGATTTTCCATGTGCCATTCAATACGGTGACTTCCATGATGCTGGCCATCGCGTTGGGAATCGCGGTGGACGATACCATCCACTACCTATGGAGATATCGCTCGAGTCGAGCGAAAGGGCAGAGCGTGAAGCGAGCGATCGCCACGACTCAATTGTCGGTCGGGAGAGCTTGCACGCTTACCAGCGTGGTGATCGCGGCTGGTTTTGCGGTGATGGGGATGTCGCGATTTCTGCCGATCGCCTACTTTGGCTGCGTAATCAGCGTTGTGATGGCCGTTGCGCTGGCGGCCAACTTGCTCATGCTGCCCGCGCTCTTGGCCGTTGTGGATCGCTGGCGAATGCGAACTCAAGCCGCCAGGCTGTCGACATCCTAA
- a CDS encoding ATP-binding response regulator encodes MPQVATNTRILIVDDNPAIHEDYRKILALDTEDEALDELSALVFGDEASSTDVPTFELISAHQGQEAYELVKRSQLENTPFAMAFVDMRMPPGWDGLQTIEHLWQVDPRLQVVICTAFSDYSWSEIIERIPYRDRLLILKKPFDNVEVCQLAIALTQKWDLERHAESKIDSIVETAVDGILTMTTEGVIESSNQAASFLFGFSRDELVGKSFATLLTEPAIATWQACVGKTLTKKSEEAVPAIDVNGVHKSGKEVPMLVSLSQFDASDGKRWTAILRDLTEYKQLQDKLNQARKLESVGQLAAGVAHEINTPMQFIHQNIEFVRHCTEKIERVFEAFERNLDLTGPSKTWDERWGEMISIKDREQFSMVRTELPQAIEETLEGVRRVVEVVQAMSRFTNPGQESCAPLDINKAIESATTVTRNTLKKIAKVHLHLDPKLPELVCVPHEIHQVLLNLIVNASDAIQQKYGEHDEPQGRLTLRTIQEPDHAVIVVEDDGVGIPLDIRERVYDPFFTTKEVGRGTGQGLSVVYNTVVHKHGGSIDFDSTPGVGTRFTIRLPWDTPCETLSKSAEEDLLPAEPYS; translated from the coding sequence ATGCCACAAGTCGCCACGAACACGCGGATCTTGATTGTCGACGACAATCCTGCCATCCACGAGGACTATCGGAAGATACTCGCACTCGACACCGAGGACGAAGCCCTCGACGAGTTGAGCGCGCTCGTATTCGGCGACGAAGCCTCGTCGACCGACGTTCCGACGTTCGAGCTTATCTCCGCCCATCAGGGGCAAGAAGCCTACGAATTGGTCAAACGCAGCCAACTGGAGAACACTCCGTTTGCCATGGCGTTTGTCGACATGCGTATGCCACCCGGCTGGGACGGGCTACAGACCATCGAGCACCTATGGCAGGTCGATCCACGATTGCAGGTGGTGATTTGCACTGCGTTTTCCGATTACTCGTGGTCGGAGATCATCGAGCGCATTCCCTATCGCGATCGGCTACTCATACTCAAGAAGCCCTTCGACAATGTCGAAGTTTGTCAGCTGGCCATTGCGCTGACGCAGAAATGGGACCTCGAGCGTCATGCAGAAAGCAAGATCGACTCGATCGTGGAAACCGCCGTGGATGGCATTCTAACGATGACCACCGAGGGCGTGATTGAGTCGTCGAACCAGGCGGCCAGCTTCTTGTTCGGTTTCTCGCGTGATGAGTTGGTTGGCAAGTCCTTTGCCACGCTCCTTACCGAGCCGGCCATCGCAACCTGGCAAGCATGCGTGGGCAAGACTCTTACCAAAAAGAGCGAGGAAGCAGTACCTGCCATTGATGTGAATGGCGTTCACAAATCGGGCAAGGAAGTACCGATGCTCGTGAGCCTTAGCCAATTTGACGCTAGCGACGGCAAACGCTGGACGGCTATCTTGCGAGACCTTACCGAATACAAACAACTGCAAGACAAGTTGAATCAGGCGCGTAAGCTGGAATCGGTTGGTCAACTGGCCGCCGGGGTGGCTCATGAAATCAATACGCCGATGCAGTTCATTCACCAGAACATTGAGTTTGTTCGACATTGCACCGAGAAGATCGAACGCGTGTTCGAGGCCTTCGAACGCAATCTCGATCTGACCGGTCCCTCCAAGACCTGGGATGAACGCTGGGGCGAGATGATTAGCATCAAGGATCGCGAACAGTTCTCGATGGTCCGCACCGAATTGCCTCAAGCGATTGAGGAAACCCTCGAAGGCGTGCGTCGTGTGGTCGAGGTAGTTCAAGCGATGTCTCGCTTTACCAATCCCGGACAGGAATCCTGCGCTCCGCTTGACATTAACAAGGCGATCGAGAGTGCGACCACAGTTACCCGAAACACCCTCAAGAAGATTGCCAAGGTGCATCTGCACCTCGATCCTAAGCTACCAGAGTTGGTATGCGTGCCGCATGAGATCCACCAAGTGCTGCTTAACCTGATTGTGAATGCCTCGGACGCCATTCAGCAGAAGTATGGCGAGCACGACGAACCACAGGGACGCCTGACGCTCCGCACGATTCAAGAACCCGATCATGCGGTGATCGTGGTCGAAGACGACGGTGTCGGCATTCCGTTGGATATCCGCGAGCGAGTGTACGACCCCTTCTTCACGACGAAAGAGGTCGGACGTGGCACCGGTCAGGGGTTGTCGGTTGTCTATAACACCGTGGTTCACAAACACGGCGGTTCGATCGATTTCGATAGCACTCCCGGCGTTGGCACCCGATTTACCATTCGCTTGCCGTGGGACACGCCTTGCGAGACGCTCAGCAAGTCGGCAGAAGAAGATCTGCTACCAGCCGAACCGTACAGCTAA
- a CDS encoding ATP-binding protein yields the protein MLKRWLNRLPIQRKLTFLVLSAVLTALLLSSVALLFKHWQFERAAMVRQLNSLCDLLGANTTASIEFDDNLAAQQLLDSLRLQPSIEAGYIYLPDGEIFTAYSHSKTSIDPPAAPTEMGHAFLGKNLLSVASPIESDDEVIGTIYIVANLDALNREIFDYSVIVLVVVLICSGITYLVCAPLQQSIAGPILDLANTAKRISAEEDYSIRVTKDSEDELGVLYDQFNRMLDQVETSKQELQEANDQLEIRVDQRTRQLSDANYELSNEVSERRRAELELERVHREFVEAARYAGMAEIASGVLHNVGNVLNSVNVSANTIFQRLKTSKRKQLKRLVDLFNEHSDDLGEFLKNDERGKQIPKFLDKLAESLETEDNVMMIESSSLTSNIEHIKAIIATQQSYAGTSGLVEPMNINELLEDVIKLNASSFDRHQIQIVRDFGELSELLVDKQRLLQIVINLVKNAKESLLEQSDNERVLRLTTLTKDDRLLVQISDTGVGIEPHNLTKVFSHGFSTKSGGHGFGLHSCANAAATMEGELTVESEGHMKGATFTLSLPCKPVVVASH from the coding sequence ATGCTAAAACGCTGGTTAAACCGATTGCCGATCCAGAGAAAGCTCACCTTCTTGGTGCTTTCTGCGGTATTGACTGCGCTGTTGCTATCGTCCGTGGCGTTGCTGTTCAAACACTGGCAGTTCGAACGCGCTGCCATGGTTCGTCAGCTCAATTCGCTGTGCGATTTGCTGGGGGCCAACACGACCGCCTCGATTGAATTCGACGACAACTTGGCGGCTCAGCAGCTGCTCGATTCACTACGACTGCAGCCATCGATCGAAGCGGGGTACATTTACCTGCCTGATGGTGAGATCTTTACCGCTTACTCCCATTCGAAAACGTCCATCGACCCTCCCGCTGCCCCTACAGAGATGGGACACGCGTTTCTCGGCAAGAATCTGCTTTCGGTAGCCTCTCCGATTGAATCCGATGATGAAGTGATAGGCACCATCTATATCGTGGCCAATCTCGATGCACTGAACCGTGAAATATTCGACTATTCCGTCATTGTGCTGGTGGTTGTACTGATTTGCTCGGGCATCACCTATCTAGTGTGTGCCCCTTTGCAGCAATCGATTGCGGGTCCCATTCTGGATCTGGCCAATACCGCCAAACGCATTTCGGCGGAAGAGGATTACTCGATCCGTGTGACGAAAGACAGCGAGGATGAACTCGGGGTGCTCTACGATCAGTTCAATCGCATGCTCGATCAAGTCGAAACTAGCAAACAAGAGCTTCAAGAAGCGAACGATCAATTGGAAATTCGCGTGGATCAAAGAACGCGACAGCTGTCTGACGCCAATTACGAACTCAGCAACGAAGTGTCCGAACGCCGAAGGGCCGAACTGGAACTCGAGCGGGTGCATCGTGAGTTTGTCGAGGCGGCTCGATACGCTGGAATGGCGGAAATCGCTTCGGGCGTGCTGCATAATGTTGGCAACGTGCTCAATAGCGTGAATGTCTCGGCGAATACGATCTTCCAACGCCTGAAGACCTCCAAACGCAAGCAACTGAAGCGTCTGGTCGACCTGTTCAACGAGCACTCCGACGATCTGGGAGAATTCCTTAAGAACGACGAACGAGGCAAACAGATCCCGAAGTTTCTGGACAAACTAGCCGAGAGTCTCGAAACCGAAGACAACGTGATGATGATCGAGTCGTCATCACTGACGAGTAATATCGAACATATCAAGGCGATTATCGCCACCCAGCAGTCCTACGCAGGCACGAGCGGGCTGGTGGAACCGATGAATATCAACGAACTACTGGAGGATGTCATTAAGCTCAATGCATCCTCCTTCGATCGCCACCAGATTCAGATCGTCCGCGATTTCGGTGAACTATCGGAATTGCTGGTCGATAAACAGCGACTACTGCAAATCGTAATCAATCTGGTCAAGAACGCCAAAGAATCGTTGCTTGAGCAAAGCGACAACGAGCGCGTATTGCGATTAACGACGTTAACGAAAGACGACCGCCTATTGGTTCAGATTTCTGATACCGGTGTTGGTATCGAGCCACATAATCTTACGAAGGTTTTCTCGCATGGCTTTTCCACAAAGTCAGGCGGCCACGGCTTCGGACTGCACAGTTGTGCCAATGCCGCAGCCACCATGGAAGGCGAACTTACTGTCGAGAGCGAAGGCCACATGAAGGGGGCCACGTTCACACTCAGTCTTCCCTGCAAGCCTGTTGTCGTTGCATCCCATTAG
- a CDS encoding YfiR family protein — translation MNVARTNGASHNDCSCHASSTLRTRCLLRARRLALLLLLIQGCCSGAFAQTVVVNREYDIKAAFLYQFSKYVEWPSDSFSKDDQPFVIGIASSNPFGSSLDQIAERKKVSGRTIEIVTVTETSEVAHCHILFIPGIELTDKDQELLAAAADVAVLTVGESDEFISAGGSMQFYLENNKVRFACSRSTAAGSRLKISSKLLSLAKIIDPQTASSTP, via the coding sequence ATGAATGTCGCACGAACAAATGGTGCCTCGCACAACGATTGCTCTTGCCATGCAAGCAGCACTCTGCGAACGCGCTGTTTACTTCGGGCGCGACGACTAGCTTTGCTCTTGTTATTGATCCAAGGTTGCTGCAGCGGAGCGTTTGCTCAAACCGTAGTTGTCAACCGCGAATACGATATCAAAGCTGCTTTTCTTTACCAATTCTCCAAGTACGTCGAATGGCCATCCGATTCGTTCTCCAAGGATGATCAACCCTTTGTTATCGGAATCGCCAGTTCCAATCCATTTGGTTCGAGTCTTGATCAAATCGCTGAGCGTAAGAAAGTATCGGGTCGAACCATTGAGATCGTCACCGTTACCGAGACGTCCGAAGTCGCACATTGCCATATCTTGTTCATCCCAGGAATAGAACTTACTGACAAAGACCAAGAACTGCTTGCAGCCGCTGCTGACGTTGCTGTACTGACCGTTGGCGAATCTGACGAATTCATTTCAGCAGGTGGCAGCATGCAATTCTATCTGGAAAACAACAAGGTTCGTTTTGCTTGCAGCCGATCGACGGCCGCTGGAAGCCGCTTAAAGATCAGTTCCAAGTTGCTATCGCTCGCGAAAATTATCGATCCCCAAACTGCATCGTCCACCCCGTAA
- a CDS encoding 3-keto-disaccharide hydrolase — protein MTNYLDFRARRFVLVATIVALSGMAAKVANATAAIQRVFINEIVKPMDDKDYMNFVRRKAKCNVCHQGKGGHSNNPYGAALATLIDHEEDEKDKEKVLAAIKQANEMPFGESGETFGERIAAGKLPGGDDLEELQKEVEPEPIVLFDGETLEGWVGATDSYEVRDGAIVCPAGKGGNLFTKDEYADFEFSFEFLLTPGANNGIGIRAPLEGDAAYSGFEIQVLDNTADKYANLQPYQYHGSVYGIAPAKRGFLKPVGEWNTEVIRVKGRQITVTLNGEVITDVDLDEVAPEGKTKDGHNHPGLTREKGHIGFCGHGDEVHYRNLKVVPLVEHGDDDEDEEEDDDQ, from the coding sequence ATGACTAACTACCTCGATTTTCGCGCACGCCGATTTGTGCTCGTCGCCACGATCGTGGCCTTAAGTGGCATGGCCGCTAAGGTTGCCAACGCAACCGCGGCCATCCAGCGAGTGTTTATCAACGAAATCGTCAAACCAATGGACGACAAAGACTACATGAACTTTGTTCGTCGCAAGGCCAAATGCAACGTTTGCCATCAAGGCAAAGGGGGCCATAGCAATAATCCTTACGGGGCCGCGCTCGCGACCTTGATTGATCACGAGGAAGATGAAAAGGACAAGGAAAAAGTCCTGGCTGCGATCAAACAAGCGAACGAGATGCCTTTCGGCGAGAGTGGTGAAACTTTCGGCGAACGCATTGCTGCTGGCAAACTGCCAGGTGGCGACGATCTGGAAGAACTGCAAAAGGAAGTGGAACCCGAACCCATCGTGTTGTTCGATGGCGAAACGCTCGAAGGTTGGGTCGGCGCTACCGATTCGTACGAAGTACGCGATGGAGCGATTGTCTGCCCTGCAGGCAAGGGTGGTAATCTCTTTACCAAGGACGAGTACGCCGATTTCGAGTTCTCGTTTGAGTTCCTGCTGACCCCAGGCGCCAACAATGGCATCGGCATTCGTGCTCCGCTCGAGGGCGATGCGGCCTACTCGGGCTTCGAGATCCAGGTACTCGACAACACGGCCGATAAGTACGCGAACCTGCAGCCTTACCAATACCATGGCTCCGTATATGGTATCGCCCCTGCGAAGCGAGGCTTCCTGAAGCCCGTGGGCGAATGGAACACCGAAGTGATTCGCGTGAAAGGCCGTCAGATCACTGTGACCCTTAACGGCGAAGTAATCACCGACGTCGATCTCGACGAAGTCGCTCCGGAAGGCAAGACGAAGGATGGGCACAACCACCCTGGTCTCACCCGTGAAAAAGGCCATATCGGCTTCTGCGGGCATGGCGACGAAGTGCACTACCGCAATCTAAAGGTCGTGCCGCTGGTCGAACACGGCGACGACGATGAGGACGAAGAAGAGGACGACGATCAGTAG